The following proteins come from a genomic window of Pyxidicoccus sp. MSG2:
- a CDS encoding Pvc16 family protein, with product MATYAAISAVGQGVLALLEQSCPKPEFEGAKFRLYQASDFKAPMDEGVSLFLYRVMPSTVRRNLPGRVDSQGRRTRRPLPLDLYYLLTPWAKTAVKQHRLLGWAMRQLEDTPTLTASFLNHYGTPETDTFLPEETVTLVYDPLSIQDMLNIWKPGEPNIQVSATYIARMVGIESAIADEEAGPVQTRVLAPGRLTER from the coding sequence TTGGCGACGTACGCGGCGATTTCGGCGGTGGGACAGGGGGTGCTTGCCCTGCTGGAGCAGTCCTGCCCCAAGCCGGAGTTCGAGGGCGCCAAGTTCCGCCTCTACCAGGCGTCTGACTTCAAGGCCCCCATGGACGAGGGCGTCTCCCTCTTCCTCTACCGCGTCATGCCCAGCACCGTGCGCCGCAACCTCCCCGGCCGCGTGGACTCGCAGGGCCGCCGCACCCGCAGGCCCCTGCCGCTGGACCTCTATTACCTCCTCACGCCGTGGGCGAAGACGGCCGTGAAGCAGCACCGGCTCCTCGGCTGGGCCATGCGCCAGCTCGAGGACACGCCCACCCTCACCGCCAGCTTCCTCAACCACTACGGCACGCCCGAGACGGACACCTTCCTCCCCGAGGAGACGGTGACGCTCGTCTACGACCCGCTATCCATCCAGGACATGCTCAACATCTGGAAGCCGGGCGAGCCCAACATCCAGGTCTCCGCCACGTACATCGCACGCATGGTGGGAATCGAATCCGCCATCGCCGACGAAGAGGCCGGCCCCGTGCAGACGCGCGTCCTCGCGCCGGGGAGGTTGACCGAGCGATGA